CCATGATTAATTCCTCCTAAAGTTATATAAATTGTTAACTGTAATACAGTCTATCATGGTGATATCCATTTAACAAAGCTCAATTACTTTGTTAAAGATTCATCAACTGAGATTATTGTACTAAAACAAAAACAAAAATTCAAGTCCTAAATCCATTTTGTTTGTTTTTTATGTAAGTTGTTTAAAAATCGGTTTTCTTTCTTCAAATTCTGTATAATATTTAAACCCACAAGCCTTTAAGACATCATTTACCTTTCCGAAATCATATGCAATATGTTCCGGCTTATGTCCGTCCGCTCCAATCGTTATGATTTCTCCTCCAAGCTCCCGGTATCTTTTCAACACATCCGGGTGCGGATTACAAAACGGAAGTCCATATTTCCATCCTGCGGTATTTAACTCAATGCCTTTTCCAAGCTCAATAACGCGTTTTAGAATTTCATCAATAATATCTGAAAACTCTGTCTGTGAATATTCTTTTTCCTTGTAAGTCCCATAACGCACTACATAGTCCAAATGTCCCAGCACATCGAATGCTGTTACATGTTGCAGATTTTCTAAAGTATTCTCAAATCCTTTTCTATATAATTCGCGGTCCGACAATTCAGCGAACCCCTCTCTGTAGTACGGATCTTTCCCATCTACCAGATGCACAGAACCAATTACAAAATCAAATGGATACTGTTGTGTCAGTTTTTGATAGAATTCTTGCAAATGAGTCTGCAGTCCAAGCTCTATTCCAATTCGAATATGTATCTTATCTTCATATTCTTTCTGTATTTTTTTCATAGTATGCATATATTCATCCAAATCGAATTGAAAAGCATCTTTCCCAAATTCTGTATCAGAAGGAAAATCTTTATCAAAATGATCTGTAATGCAAATTGATCTTAATCCTTTTGCTATTGCACCATCTATCATTTTTTCCACCGACGTATCACTGTCTGTAGAAAAAATGGTGTGCATATGGCTGTCGCTTAATATCATATGATTGTTCCGCCTCCAAGTACATATTCTCCATCATACAATACAACTGCCTGTCCCGGGGTCACTGCTCTTTGCGGTTCTTCAAATGTACAGGTAATCTCATCTTCACCTGTTTTTTCTACCGTACACCAAGCACCTTTATGATTATATCTGATTTTTGCAAAAACTCTTTTTGGTTCCGGCAAATCTTCAACCGACATAAAATTCACCCTGTTTGCCTTTAATGTGGTTGTCATTGAATCTTCATTTGTTCCAATCACAACTTCATTTGTCTCCGGACGAATTTCCAATACAAAAGCCGGGTATCCCAATGACAGACCAAGACCTTTTCGTTGCCCCACTGTATAATGAATGATTCCTTTATGTTTTCCTAAAACCTTCCCATCTAATGTTACAAAATTACCTTCCGGAATTTTTACACCTGCATTTTCTTCTATATAAGCAGCATAGTCTCCATCCGGCACAAAACATATATCCTGACTGTCTGGCTTATTTGCAACCAATAATCCTATCTTCTCTGCTATCTTGCGAATCTCATCTTTTGAATACTGTCCGACTGGCATCAACGTTCTTTTCAGTTGTTCTTGTGTCAAATTGTACAGTGCATAAGTCTGATCCTTTGCCAGTGTAGCAGAACGCCGAATCGCATATCTGCCATTCTCAAGCTGATCAATTCTCGCATAATGTCCTGTCGCAATATAATCTGCTCCAATTGAAAGACTTCTTGTCAGCAAGGACTCCCATTTTACATATCGATTGCATGCAATACACGGATTTGGAGTTCTTCCATGAAGATATTCATCCACAAAATAATCTATCACATTTTCTTTGAATTCCTGTTTGAAATTCATTACATAATATGGAATTTCCAAATTTGCTGCTACGCGGCGTGCATCTTCTACTGCACTCAACCCGCAGCATCCACCATTTTCTTCTTGTACAGCCTGTTCTTCATCCTGCCAGATCTGCATTGTCACTCCTACTACATCATATCCTTGTTCTTTCAACAGATATGCTGCAACAGAAGAATCCACACCTCCGGACATTCCTACTACTACTGTGCTCATTAATATTCCTCTTCTTCCTCTTCTTCACCTTCATGGATATCTGATTTTGGTTTTTCAAGTCCTTCAATCTTAATACCATTTTTTTCTGCATAATCCCAAAGTGCTGCATGGATGGCTTCTTCGGCAAGCAGTGAGCAATGTACTTTTACCGGTGGAAGTCCATCAAGAGCCTCCATAACTGCTTTGTTTGTAATCTGCATTGCCTCCTGGATATTTTTACCTTTTACAAGTTCTGTTGCCATACTGCTTGTTGCAACTGCTGCACCGCATCCAAATGTTTTAAACTTTACATCACGGATGATCTGATTTTCATCAATATCAAGATAAATTCTCATGATATCTCCACATTTCGCATTACCTACTGTACCTACTCCACTTGCGTTTTCGATTTCTCCTACATTTCTTGGATGTTGAAAATGATCCATAACTTTTTCTGAATACATATTATATTTCCTCCTGGTTTTCTTTCGCTTATCTTTTATTTATTTTGTTTTTTCACAAAATCCTCATATAATGGAGACATCTTTCTTAAATTCTCCACAATTGCTTTTAAGTTGTCTACTACATAATTCAAATCTTCTTTTGACACTTCTTCACTCAATGTCATTCTCAAAGAACCATGTGCGATTTCATGTGGAAGTCCGATTGCCAAAAGTACATGGGATGGATCTAATGAACCTGATGTACATGCTGAACCACTTGAAGCACAAATACCTTTCATATCAAGCATAATCAAAAGGGATTCTCCTTCTACAAAGCGGAAACTGAAATTCACATTATTTGGTAAACGTTTTTTTCTATCTCCGTTAAGGCGGCAATACGGAATTTCATTTTCAATTCTTTCGATCAGATAATCTCTCAATTCTATTTCTTTTGCAGTACGTTCTTTCATTGTGCTGATTGCACGCTCTGTTGCTTTTCCTATTCCGACGATTCCAGGAACATTCTCTGTACCCGCACGACGTTTTCTTTCCTGTGCACCGCCATGAACAAACGAACGTATTTTAACACCTGTTCTAATATATAAGAAACCGATTCCCTTTGGTCCATTCAACTTATGTCCACTTGCACTAAGCATATCAATATGACATTCATCTACATTAATTGGAACCTGTCCAAATGCCTGAACCGCATCTGTATGGAAGAGAATTCCATGTTCATGTGCAATCTCACCAATCTCTTTGATTGGCTGAATTGTGCCAATCTCATTATTTGCAAACATAACTGAAATTAAAATTGTATCCGGACGGATTGCAGCTTTGAGTTCCTCCAAATCCACGACACCATTCTCATCTACATTAAGGTAGGTCACTTCATAGCCACGCTTCTCAAGATATTCACATGTATGCAGAATCGCATGGTGTTCGATTTTACTTGTGATAATATGTTTTCCTTTTTTCTCGTAAGCTTCCGCTGTTGCTTTCAGTGCCCAGTTGTCGGATTCCGAACCACCTGCTGTGAAATAAATTTCATTTGTTTTTGCACCCAATGCATTTGCAATTGTTTCTCTTTGCTTTGTAATCACTTCTTTGTTCGCAGCAGCAAATCCATAAATACTAGATGGATTTCCATAATGTTCTGTAAAATATGGAAGCATTGCTTCTACAACTTCCGGTGCAGTTTTTGTTGTTGCTGCATTATCTAAATAAATTAATCTGCTCATTGTATTTCCTCCGCCAGTTCTATTATCTTGTCTTATTTTTTATCTTAATTCTTACATTTCCCAGACTGTGTCATACCTGCATCACAGCATTTCTGTTTACTTTCTTCTACAAGTTGATCTAACATAATACTGTCTACCGTCTGATTGATACTGTCATTAATCTTTTGCCATACATATTTGGTAACGCAATTTTCCGAGGCTGAACAGCCTTCTTCAGCACTGAGCCCTGAACATTCTACCGGATCTAAACTTCCCTCCAATGCTCTTAATACATCTCCTACTGAAATCTCATGCATATCTTTTCCTAATATATACCCGCCTCCGGCGCCTCGTATACTTTTTACGATTTCTGCTTTCTTAAGCTTTGCCATAAGCTGTTCTAAATAACGTTCTGAGATTCCCTGTCTGTTGGAAATGCTTGTTATAGAAACAGGCTCCTCCTCACTATATTGTGCCAGATCGATCAGCGCACGCAGTCCATATCTTCCTTTTGTAGATAATTTCAATTTATCACCTTCTGACTTTTTATGCATCTATTTCCTAGTGTTTTATTTCCTACTGTTTTAATTCCTATTATTCTGCTAGGATTTTACATTGGTAGAATATCATTTTTCTATTGTTCTGTCAAGGAAGGGAATTGAATATTTTATAGAAATAGCATTTTGAAATCACAGTTTTTTCTTTTTATAATTGTGATTATATAAGGTTTTCTATGTCTAAAAAGCAATCAATTATTCTCGGAACAGTTATTTTAACATTAACTGGTTTTCTAAGCCGGTTTATAGGATTTTTTTATCGTATTTTTTTGAGTCGTGTTTTTGGTGAAGAAGGCATCGGTCTTTATCAGCTTATTTTCCCTGTATATGCACTTTGCATCTCATTTTCCATTTCTGGTATAGAAACCGCTCTTTCTCGTACCGTTGCCCGCAAACAGGCTCTTGGCAAACCCGATGAAGCCAAAGAAGTTTTATTATCAGGATTAACTTTCGCTTTCTTTCTTTCCCTTTTTTGTACTTTCTTTATTCAAAAAAACGCATTCTTTATCGCCGATAGGCTTTTACATGATTCCCGCTGTAAAAACATGCTAATCATCTTGTCCTATGCTTTCCCTTTCTGTGCTATTCACAGTTGTATCTGTGGATATTATTATGGTCTTAAGGAAACTAAGATTCCTGCTATTTCGCAGCTTATAGAACAAAGTACTCGTATTTTATCCGTTTACATTTTTTTCTTCCTTCTAATCCGAAAAGGACATACCGTATCTATTTCCATAGCCGTCAGTGGTCTTGTTATAGGTGAATTATTTTCAACCGCATATGCCGCACAAATTTTTAATTATTTTTCTTGTACTTTGACTACAATAACTAATCTATGCAAAAATTTTCCCCGTCACTTACGCGAGTTATTATCTTTGTCCATTCCACTCACTGCCAATCGCGTATTAATTAATCTCTTACAGAGTATAGAAGCAATTTCCATCCCTGTGCAATTAAGACGTTTTCAGTATTCCGCTTCGGAGTCTCTTCGGATTTACGGTGTATTAAACGGAATGGCTTTGCCATGCATTCTTTTCCCTACGGCTGTCACTAGTTCATTGTCTATTATGTTGATGCCCGCTGTTGCTGAGATTCAGGCAGCTCAAGATCCTTCTTCTTTACTACGAATTATAAAAAAAGTAAGCAGATTTTGTTTTTCTCTTGGTTTATTCTCCTGTTTATGCTTTCTGCTTTTTGGTCATTTACTCGGAAATATTCTTTTTCATAGTGATTCAGCCGGAAATTTTATTGTAACGCTTTCCTGGATTTGCCCTTTCTTGTATGTAAATTCTTCTTTTTTAAGTATTATAAATGGTCTGGGTAAAACAGGATGGACATTTCTAATTAATACATTCGGCTTGTCTGTAAGAATTCTCAGTGTTTTTTATATCATCCCGCTCTTTGGAATACAAGGTTATTTATGGGGACTGCTCAGCAGTCAATTACTTGTCAGTCTTCTTTGCATTCTTCTTATCTATCACTGGTTTTCTATAAACCAATAAAAAATATGGTAGTTTCATGCATTTTAATTTACATGAAGCTACCATACTTTTTAGTACTGCCTTAAAATACTTCTTATTATTACCGGTGTCAGATATGCCTCTATCATCATCCCTATCATCAACATGCCAAAGACAAAAACTGTTTTCTGTCGGCTCCACTGTCCGCTCGGATATTGCATACAGTATATCAATAAAACTAAATATGCCGGCACATAACATATCGTTTGAGGAATTACGGATACAATACAAAGTAAAACTCCTTTCATTCCCGTTTTTATAACTGCAACTGTCAGTAATATTCCAATCGAAAACGCACTGCCACTGACCACAATCGGCATTAACAGCTTCTTTATTTTTGTAAATGCCAATGCCATTAATAACGCAAACGGAATTAGACGGATTTGGACAATATAGAGGAAATAAATGTTTCCAAATGAGTTTATTTCTGTATACTTCTTTAAAATTTCAATATCAAAAAGATTCGTATCTACTATTGTCTGTTTCAAAAAGCAATTGGCATATAAAATACCAATTAAAAAGCCCGGCATAAAAAAAGCTAAAAGTTGCTTTTTCACCTGAAGTGATCTCACAGATATTCCTCCTGTTTTTCATAATTGATACTCCATTATATGCCGGGCATTTTAACTACATACTTTATTCTTATTGATGAAATTTTACTGCATACGCCATCAAAGCAGATACTGTTTTTGAATCTTCGATTTCTCCTGAAAAGATTTTTTCTTTCAATTCATCCAATGTATACTCTTTCAAATCGATAAATTCATCTTCATCCAGATGTTGATGTGATGGAATCAAATCTCTTGCTACAAATACTTCTATTTTTTCATTACAAAATGCTACTGTTGTTCTAAGAGTGATAAGCCATTCTAAATTGTTACTCTTATATCCCGTCTCTTCTTCCAGTTCTCTTGACGCACATTCGATTCCCGGTTCATCTACTGTATCCAATGCACCTGCAGGTATTTCCAATGTGTATCGATCTAAAGCATTACGATATTGTCTTACCATCAGAATTTTCCCTTCTTTCGTAACAGGAACGACCGCTGCAGCTCCTTTGTGGTTAATAAAATCCCAGGTTGCTGTATGATTCTCATCAATCTCCATCGTATCCTGATAAAAATCAATAATCGCGCCTTTAAATTTTAATTCTCTTTTTAATCTTTTAAAATGTTCACTCATTTTATCTCCTTTTCTTGTACCGGGCAAATATTCTACATACCGGATATACAAAGAAACCCTTGTCTTACGACAAGGGTCATACTTTTATAAAACAGTCCGATTATCTGTTATTTTGCATAATCTGTAACACGTGATTCACGAATTACATTTACTTTAATCTGACCCGGATATTCTAATTCAAATTCAATCTGTTTTGCAATATCTCTAGCCATAAGTACCATATCATCATCGGTTACCTGTTCTGGAACTACCATTACTCGAATCTCTCTACCTGCCTGAATAGCAAAAGATTTATCAACCCCTTTAAACTGGTTTGTAATCTCTTCTAATTGTTTTAATCTGTTTGTATATGTTTCAATTGTCTCTCTTCTTGCTCCCGGTCTCGCTGCAGAAATTGTGTCTGCTGCCTGAACCACACATGCAATCAAAGTTTGTGGTTCTGTATCTCCATGATGAGACTCTACTGTATTGATAACAGTTGCGGATTCTTTGTATTTTCTACAAAGATCAGCACCGATCTGAATATGAGATCCTTCTACATCATGATCAATTGATTTACCGATATCATGTAATAGACCTGCACGTTTTGCCATACGAACATCCAGGCCAATCTCCCCGGCTAATAAACCTGAAAGCTGTGCTACTTCTACAGAATGTTTTAATGCATTCTGTCCGTAACTTGTTCTGAACTTCATACGTCCAAGTAAGCGAATCAATTCCGGATGGATACCTGTTACACCAACTTCCAGTGCTGCAGCCTCTCCTTCTTCTCGGATCATTGTTTCTACTTCTCTTTGTGCTTTTTCCACCATCTCCTCAATTCTTGCCGGATGGATACGTCCATCTACGATCAATCTTTCCAGAGCAATTCTTGCAATTTCACGACGAATTGGATCAAATCCGGACAATACAACCGCTTCCGGTGTATCATCAATAATCAGTTCAACACCTGTCAACGTCTCAAGGGTACGGATATTACGTCCCTCACGTCCGATAATTCTTCCTTTCATTTCATCGCTTGGAAGCTGTACAACAGAAATTGTTGTCTCAGCTACATGATCTGCTGCACAACGCTGAATGGCACTGACAACATATTCTTTTGCTTTCTTGTCAGCATCCGCTTTTGCCTGTGTCTCCAGGTCTTTGATCATCTTAGCTGTATCATGCTTCACATCATCTTCCACAGTTTTTAACAGATATTCTTTTGCTTGTTCGGAGGTAAGTCCTGAGATTCGTTCCAGTTCCTGTACTCTTTTTTGATTCAGCTCTTCCACTTTCAGTTCTTTCTGTCTGAGCTGTTCTTCCTTCGCTGTAAACCTTGCTTCGCGCTGTCCGATTGCCTCTGTTCTTTTGTCAACTGACGCTTCTTTTGCAAGCACACGTTTTTCATAAGACTGCAATTCGGCTCTTCTTTCCTTTGTCTCTTTCTCAAGTTCATTCTTTGTCTTTATAGACTCTTCCTTCACTTCCAAAAGAGCTTCTTTTTTCGTTGTTTCAGCAGTTTTAACGGCATCATCGATTATCTCTCTTGCCTTTGATTCTGCATTTCCAATTTTAGAATCTGCATCCTTCTTTAAATTGGAAATCGTAACAAAGTGAGTAACAATCCCAACTATCAACGCGAGGGCTATAGCAATAATTATACTTATTAATTGCACAGGAGCACCTCCTTATTAAATTTTCATTGTACATTTTTTCTCATAAATACAACATATAAATTTTATACTGTTTTCACAATTCTGTCAAGCATTGTCCTTATAGTTTTGTATCACTTGACGGATATCATCATATTGAAATCCTTTTCGTGCAAGATAACCATATAATTTGTGTAATTCTTGCTCGGAAGCATGCAAAATATCCACATTTCTTTTTCGGATCAGGCGCGAAATTGCCTCTTGCTCTGTGTTTTTTTCATAACATTGTTCAAACACCAGGTCAATTTGTTCTGATGACACTCCTTTTCCAAGTAACAATGCATAAATCTCTTTTCTGCTTTTTGTTTCTCGTTTGCTTTGTATAAAATTTTCAATATATGCTTCATCATTGATATAACCAAATGATTTTACATATGCGATTGCTTGTGATATCACATCTTCCGGATACATATTTCTTTTTAGTTTATCCCTCAATTGTGATTCTGTCCTTGCCATATCTGTCAGCAAATGCATCGCCCGCAATTTTGCCCTTTTTAACACGACATTCTTCTTAATCTGTTCATACAATTCTTCACTGAGTTCTCCATTCACTTCAATTCCAAATCGTGATATTTCTTTCTTATACAAAACGAAGGCGAACTGGCCATCCAGTTCCACCTTCCACTTTGTCTTTGTCAGTGCTTCTACTTTTGTTACCTGCATCTTATTTTTCTTCCGGACTTTCCACTTTTTCTACATCAGCAGGAGCTTTTTTTAACTTCAGATCCTCTGAAGCATCTTCTGCATATTCTGCCCCAAGATGATAGTGTGTTCTTACCTTTTTCTCGATTTCATCCATAATCTCTGGGTTTGCTTCCAGGAAAGATTTTGCGTTTTCACGTCCCTGTCCGATTTTCTCTCCTTCATAAGCATACCATGCACCACTCTTCTTCACAACATCACAGTTTGCTGCAAGGTCCAGAATATCCCCTGATTTAGAAATTCCTTTTCCGAACATAATATCAAATTCTGCCTCTTTAAACGGAGGTGCAATCTTATTCTTCACAATCTTGATTCGGGTACGGTTACCTACCATCTCACCGCTTTGCTTTAATGTCTCAATACGACGCACATCCATACGCACAGAAGCATAAAACTTCAACGCACGACCACCTGTTGTTGTCTCTGGATTACCGAACATAACTCCAACTTTTTCTCGCAACTGATTGATAAAAATAACAACGCAATTAGACTTACTGATAACCGGTGTCAGTTTTCTCAACGCCTGTGACATTAATCTTGCCTGCAGACCGACATGACTGTCACCCATATCCCCTTCAATCTCCTGTCTCGGAACCAATGCTGCTACAGAGTCAATAACAATAATATCCATCGCTCCTGAACGCACCATCGTCTCAGCGATCTCAAGTGCCTGATCTCCGCTGTCCGGCTGCGAAATATATAACTCGTCGATATCAACACCTATATTCTTTGCATAAACAGGATCCAATGCATGCTCTGCATCTACAAATCCGGCAATTCCGCCTCTCTTCTGTACTTCTGCGATCATATGTAATGCAACTGTTGTCTTACCGCTTGACTCTGGTCCGTACACTTCAATAATTCTTCCCTTTGGCACTCCGCCAAGTCCCAATGCCAGATCAAGACTCAAACAACCTGTAGGAACCGTCTCCACATTCACATGAGCTCCGGAATCTCCCAGCTTCATCACTGCCCCTTTACCAAAATCTTTCTCTAATTTTGCAATCGCTGCATCCAGCGCTTTCTTCTTCTCTTCATTTGCGTTCGCCATAGCTTGACTCTCCTTTTAAATTCGAACAGTTGTTCGTCCTTCTGTTAATATAGTAGTATAATTATTTCAAAAAGTCAATAAATATTTTTATCCACTTTACCACCTCGCTTTTTTCAGGCTCTATTCAATTTTTATATTTTTCTTTGGAAATAGTAAGAATCAAAAGATATTCTGACTCTTTATGCGATTTGAATCCTCGCACATTGATTCCACAGATTTTGTGGATAAATTTATTATAATATGGTTGTTTCATTTTTTGCAAGCAGTTTTTCAAATTTCTCATTACGGTAACTTCTGCGTTGCTGGTTACAAGTACTGTGAACAGCAACATTTCTGCTGCATAAAAAGGGCTTCCAGACCTTTTTGTCATATGCATGGCAACAAAAAAGGGCAGTCCCTGTCATAAAACAACGTTCTGCCCTCTTCTATCTAATCTATTTCATTCGGTTCACACGATCCTGAATTGTCTTACCAAAATTCTCAATCTTTCTCTCGTATGGTTTATCCATAAATTCAGAATGCAATATAAAGTCTGCTGTCGCCAGATTATTCGCTACCGGAATATCATATACGACTGCAATTCTAAGCAATGCTTTTACATCAGGATCATGTGGCTGCGCCTCCAACGGATCCCACAGGAAAATCATAAAATCAATCTGTCCTTCTACAATCTTAGCTCCAATCTGCTGGTCTCCTCCTAATGGTCCACTGCAATATCCTTTTACCGGAAGTCCCGTCTTCTCTGAAATTAATTTTGCTGTTGTACCTGTACCACAAAGAAAATGTCCTTTTAAAATTTCTTTGTTTTTATCGCACCATTCTACCAATTCTTTCTTCTTTCCATCATGGGCTACAAGTGCTATATGTTTTGCTTTCCCTATTTCTAATGTTACAAAATTCTCATCCAACATAATGTCGTCCTCCTGTCTTCTTTCTCCTGTTATATAATTCATGACGGCGCCTTGTATTCAAGTCGAGCAGTTACTCACCACCTGAAAGAGGTGGGAGTCTTCTCGACTGAGATAAATTCTGTCAAGGACATCGAATTGTATTTATTGTACCATAAATCTAGGCTTAACAGCAGTTTTTTTATTTATTTTACCAATTTTTTACAAATTCTGTTTTTCTACTACTTCACCCTGTTTTTTGTAAATACTTCCTGCCGGAACAAATCCTCTCACTGAAGACAATGGATAAATATTTGTGTGGCTTCCCACTACTGTTCCCGGATTCAAAATACTTCCGCATCCAACTTCTACTTCATCTCCAACCATAGCTCCAAACTTCTTCATACCTGTCTCGATATTTCCTTCTTCTGTCTTAACAACAACCAGTTTCTTATCTGATTTTACATTGGATGTAATAGAACCTGCTCCCATGTGTGATTTATATCCAAGAATAGAGTCGCCTACATAATTATAATGTGGAACCTGTACTTTATTAAAAAGAACTACATTTTTTAATTCCGTTGAGTTTCCAACGACTGCGCCTTCACCTACGATTGCATTTCCTCTTATAAATGCACAATGTCTTACTTCCGCATTTTTTCCAATGATA
This Ruminococcus hominis DNA region includes the following protein-coding sequences:
- a CDS encoding methylglyoxal synthase produces the protein MLDENFVTLEIGKAKHIALVAHDGKKKELVEWCDKNKEILKGHFLCGTGTTAKLISEKTGLPVKGYCSGPLGGDQQIGAKIVEGQIDFMIFLWDPLEAQPHDPDVKALLRIAVVYDIPVANNLATADFILHSEFMDKPYERKIENFGKTIQDRVNRMK
- a CDS encoding UDP-N-acetylglucosamine pyrophosphorylase, whose translation is MKELTVNELYTLDETIAKDLFEGVTYPWEVLPKISAFILELGATLSEEEYEKRGENVWVAKSATVAPTAYINGPAIIGKNAEVRHCAFIRGNAIVGEGAVVGNSTELKNVVLFNKVQVPHYNYVGDSILGYKSHMGAGSITSNVKSDKKLVVVKTEEGNIETGMKKFGAMVGDEVEVGCGSILNPGTVVGSHTNIYPLSSVRGFVPAGSIYKKQGEVVEKQNL